A genomic stretch from Falco biarmicus isolate bFalBia1 chromosome 17, bFalBia1.pri, whole genome shotgun sequence includes:
- the HUWE1 gene encoding LOW QUALITY PROTEIN: E3 ubiquitin-protein ligase HUWE1 (The sequence of the model RefSeq protein was modified relative to this genomic sequence to represent the inferred CDS: deleted 1 base in 1 codon), whose protein sequence is MKVDRTKLKKTPTEAPADCRALIEKLKACGDEQLVAELQQIKTWNIGKCELYHWVDLLDRFDGILAEAGRPVENMSWMLACDRPEREQLKALLLALLNFTALLIEYSFSRHLYSSIEHLTTLLASSDMQVVLAVLNLLYVFSKRSNYITRLGSDKRSPLLSRLQHLAESWGGKENGFGLAECCRDLHMLKYPPSATTLHFEFYAEPGVEVKVDKRATSTTLHYIHIEQLDKISESPSEIMESLTKMYSIPKDKQMLLFTHIRLAHGFSNHKKRLQAVQARLHAISILVYSNALQESANSILYNGLIEELVDVLQITDKQLMDIKAASLRTLTSIVHLERTPKLSSIIDCTGTASYHGFLPVLVRNCIQAMIDPSMEPYPHQFATALFSFLYHLASYDAGGEALVSCGMMEALLKVIKFLGDEQDQITFVTRAVRVVDLITNLDMAAFQSHSGLSIFIYRLEHEVDLCRRECPFVIKPKVQRPPAATLPEGEEMETDMEVTDVAMESSPGPSTEARQDPVPPVNATVVPSTSAATATTTSSSSSSSRAVVVQCIPQRAALLKSMLNFLKKAIQDPAFSDGIRHVMDGSLPTSLKHIISNAEYYGPSLFLLATEVVTVFVFQEPSLLSSLQDNGLTDVMLHALLIKDVPATREVLGSLPNVFSALCLNARGLQSFVQCQPFERLFKVLLSPDYLPAMRRRRSSDPLGDTASNLGSAVDELMRHQPTLKTDATTAIIKLLEEICSLGRDPKYICQKPSMQKADGTAAAPPPRSPHAAEEASSEDEEEEEVQAMQSFSATQQSEAEPSQQVVGTEERIPIPLMDYILNVMKFVESILSNNTTDDHCQEFVAQRGLRPLVTILGLPNLPVDFPTSAACQAVAGVCKSILTLSHEPKVLQEGLLQLEAVLSALEPLHRPIEAPGGSVLLRELAGAGSVPDATLSAQATPLLHALTAAHAYIMMFVHTCRVGQSEIRAISVNQWGSQLGLSVLGKLSQLYCSLVWESTVLLSLCTPNSLPPGCEFGQADMQKLVPKEEKAAPSPPQGGKRAEGEAETPGPGGRWVATPPPPRGCWRGWGWRAKPWPPWRRTSPVPPTPRPRPRSPLPWLPASSRSS, encoded by the exons aTGAAAGTGGATCGGACGAAGCTGAAGAAAACCCCCACGGAGGCG CCCGCCGACTGCCGGGCCCTCATCGAGAAGCTGAAGGCATGTGGCGATGAGCAGCtggtggctgagctgcagcagatcAAGACATGGAACATTGGGAAG TGCGAGCTGTACCACTGGGTGGATCTCCTGGATCGTTTCGACGGGATCCTGGCAGAAGCAGGACGACCTGTGGAAAACATGTCCTGGATGTTGGCTTGCGACCGCCCGGAACGGGAGCAACTCAAAGCCCTTCTCCTGGCTCTCCTCAACTTCACCGCGCTCCTCATCGAGTACAGCTTCTCCCGCCACCTCTACAGCTCCATCGAG CACCTGACAACGCTGTTGGCCTCCTCGGATATGCAAGTGGTGTTGGCGGTGCTCAACCTCCTCTACGTCTTCAGCAAACGCTCCAATTATATCACCCGCTTGGGGTCTGACAAGCgaagccccctcctctcccgtCTTCAGCACCTGGCTGAG AGTTGGGGTGGAAAAGAGAATGGATTCGGGTTGGCTGAGTGTTGCCGAGACCTCCATATGCTG AAGTACCCCCCCAGTGCCACTACCCTCCACTTTGAGTTCTACGCTGAGCCGGGCGTCGAGGTGAAGGTGGACAAGCGG GCCACCAGCACCACCCTACACTACATCCACATTGAGCAGCTGGACAAG ATCTCGGAGAGCCCCTCGGAGATCATGGAGTCCCTCACCAAGATGTACAGCATCCCCAAAGACAAGCAG ATGCTCCTCTTCACCCACATCCGCCTGGCCCACGGCTTCTCCAACCACAAGAAGCGACTACAAGCGGTGCAAGCCCGGCTCCATGCTATCTCCATCCTGG TGTACTCCAACGCCTTGCAGGAGTCGGCCAACAGCATCCTCTACAACGGCCTCATTGAGGAGTTGGTGGATGTTCTCCAAATCACCGACAAGCAGCTAATG GATATCAAGGCAGCTTCTTTGCGGACACTCACCTCCATTGTCCACCTGGAGCGAACCCCAAAACTCAGCAGCATCATCGACTGCACCGGCACCGCTTCGTACCATGGTTTTCTTCCCGTTTTAGTTCGGAATTGTATCCAAGCCATGATTG acCCTTCCATGGAGCCCTATCCCCACCAGTTTGCCACCgccctcttctccttcctctacCACTTGGCCAGCTACGATGCCGGCGGCGAGGCCTTGGTCTCCTGCGGCATGATGGAAGCGCTGCTAAAG GTGATCAAGTTCTTGGGGGACGAGCAGGATCAAATCACCTTCGTCACCCGAGCCGTGCGGGTGGTGGATCTCATCACCAACCTCGACATGGCTGCCTTCCAGTCACACAGCGGACTCTCCATCTTCATCTACCGCCTCGAG CACGAGGTGGATCTGTGCCGCCGCGAGTGTCCCTTTGTCATCAAGCCCAAGGTGCAGCGTCCCCCCGCCGCCACTCTCCCTGAGGGCGAGGAGATGGAGACGGACATGGAGG TGACGGATGTGGCCATGGAGAGCAGCCCCGGTCCCTCAACCGAAGCCCGACAGGATCCGGTGCCACCAGTAAATGCCACAGTCGTGCCCAGCACCAGCGCTGCAaccgccaccaccacctcctcctcctcctcctcctcccgcgCGGTGGTAG TCCAGTGCATCCCACAGCGTGCCGCTTTGCTCAAATCCATGCTGAATTTCCTCAAAAAAGCCATCCAAGATCCCGCTTTCTCAGACGGCATCCGCCATG TGATGGACGGCTCACTGCCCACCTCGCTGAAGCACATCATCAGCAACGCCGAATATTACGGCCCCTCGCTCTTCCTCCTGG CGACCGAGGTGGTGACGGTCTTCGTGTTCCAGGAGCCTTCgctgctctcctccctgcaggaCAACGGCCTGACCGATGTCATGCTCCACGCTCTCCTCATCAAAGAC gtACCAGCTACACGAGAGGTTTTAGGTTCTTTACCCAACGTTTTTAGTGCTCTTTGCCTCAACGCCCGGGGTTTGCAATCCTTCGTCCAGTGCCAACCCTTTGAGCGCCTCTTCAAGGTGCTGCTCTCCCCCGATTACCTCCCCGCCATGCGACGCCGGCGCAGCTCTGACCCCCTCG GAGACACAGCCTCCAACCTGGGCAGCGCCGTGGACGAGCTGATGCGGCACCAACCCACCCTAAAGACCGATGCCACCACTGCCATCATCAAG CTTTTAGAAGAGATTTGCAGCCTGGGCCGGGACCCCAAGTACATCTGCCAGAAGCCCTCGATGCAGAAAGCAGATGGGACAGCGGCAGCGCCCCCCCCTCGCTCCCCCCACGCTGCTGAGGAAGCCTCGagtgaggatgaggaggaggaagaagttcAGGCCATGCAGAGCTTCAGCGCTACCCAGCAAAGCGAGGCCGAACCCAGCCAGCA GGTGGTGGGCACAGAGGAGCGCATCCCCATCCCCCTGATGGATTATATCCTCAATgtg ATGAAATTCGTGGAGTCAATCCTCAGCAACAACACGACGGACGATCACTGCCAGGAATTTGTGGCCCAACGGGGGTTGCGCCCCCTCGTCACCATTTTGGGGCTCCCCAATCTTCCTGTTGACTTCCCCACTTCTGCTGCGTGTCAGGCCGTGGCCGGAGTCTGCAAATCCATCCTG ACGCTGTCTCACGAGCCgaaggtgctgcaggagggcttgctgcagctggaggcgGTGCTGTCAGCGCTGGAGCCCCTCCACCGTCCCATCGAGGCGCCGGGGGGGTCGGTGCTGCTGCGGGAGCTGGCGGGGGCTGGCAGTGTCCCCGATGCCACCCTCTCGGCGCAGGCCACC CCCCTGCTCCACGCCCTCACCGCCGCTCACGCGTACATCATGATGTTCGTCCACACGTGCCGCGTGGGGCAG AGTGAGATCCGGGCCATCTCGGTGAACCAGTGGGGGTCCCAGTTGGGATTGAGCGTCTTGGGGAAACTGAGTCAGCTCTACTGCTCTTTGGTGTGGGAGAGCACcgtgctgctgtccctctgcaCCCCTAATAG cctccccccaggGTGTGAGTTCGGGCAGGCTGACATGCAGAAGCTGGTGCccaaggaggagaaggcagcacccagccccccccagggTGGCAAGAGGGCAG AGGGGGAAGCTGAGACTCCAGGCCCTGGGGGGCGGTGGGTAGcgaccccccccccgcccaggggctgctggaggggatgggGCTGGAGAGCGAAGCCCTGGCCCCCATGGAGACGGACGAGCCCAGTGCCGCCGACcccaaggccaaggccaagaTCACCCCTGCCATGGCTGCCCGCATCAAGCAGATCAAGC
- the CCDC22 gene encoding LOW QUALITY PROTEIN: coiled-coil domain-containing protein 22 (The sequence of the model RefSeq protein was modified relative to this genomic sequence to represent the inferred CDS: inserted 2 bases in 2 codons; deleted 9 bases in 7 codons), whose amino-acid sequence MEEVDKILIHSLRQAGTPVPPEVQSVRDLSPELVVEAXVRCLRAVRPALGVPLSPLLPPGISARFRLASDLAAACQELGFGGDVGYQTFLYSSEHDTRRLLLFLVEKLPRDDSERGAEPPGKSGVLLRAIGARIQEQLGTPWVPPVCRTPQLQRPAGEFSRGRPPPKLSGTPWREELPQSGGTPRAAGVFWGVLPPLCQRSPPVSTKTPPALLETHAAQLSTRHDWEAEWGGPGLASRLPPQEYLGRKRLRARLRALEPLRQVCPPHLQGPPLDPAWLQEAFGAGGAGGALPKGSRFTRAQHLTHKQVGGTPQIVLQQIQVAAETLHPSKSSEEVSGWAGGRGASRRWPLEATLARLETEIEGCRREMRDAQLSLTQVEAEVQQGPAGAGGREDALRLKAQAIELXPDAQNNMAKLQLVVEASSRRIVSLVGQWERHRGPLLDEYRHLRALHDSAQLESSRRLSEIRALHERSRLAAAEARRKEELYKQLVAELEGCPGDISRAVYTQRILEIVGNIRKQKEEIGKVGGGEEIG is encoded by the exons gccGGTGCCCCCCGAGGTGCAGAGTGTGCGGGACCTCTCCCCGGAGCTGGTGGTGGAGG GCGTGCGCTGCCTGCGGGCTGTGCGCCCGGCGTTGGGggtccccctcagccccctcctgccccccggC ATCTCTGCCCGCTTCCGACTCGCTTCCGACCTCGCCGCTGCGTGCCAG GAGCTGGGATTTGGGGGAGATGTG GGGTACCAGACCTTCCTCTATAGCTCCGAGCACGACACTCGC CGCCTGCTCCTCTTCCTCGTAGAAAAGCTGCCACGGGACGACAGCGAGAGAGGGGCTGAACCCCCCG GGAAATCGGGGGTCTTACTACGAGCCATTGGAGCC CGCatccaggagcagctggggaccCCCTGGGTGCCCCCCGTTTGCCGCACACCCCAGCTGCAGCGCCCTGCAGGTGAATTTAGCAGGGGGAGACCCCCCCCCAAATTGTCGGGGACCCCCTGGCGGGAAGAATTA CCCCAAAGTGGGGGGACCCCCAG agctgcaggagtATTTTGGGGGGTGCTGCCCCCCCTGTGCCAGCGCAGCCCCCCCGTTTCTACCAAGACCCCCCCAGCCTTGCTGGAGACCCATGCCGCCCAGCTCAGCACCCGCCATGACTGGGAGGCTGAGTGGGGGGGGCCTGGCCTGGCCTCCCGCCTGCCCCCCC AGGAATATTTGGGGCGGAAGCGACTCCGTGCTCGGCTCCGGGCCCTGGAGCCCCTGCGCCAGGTCTGCCCCCCCCACCTCCAGGGACCCCCCCTGGACCCTGCTTGGCTCCAAGAGgcttttggggctgggggggccgggggggccctGCCTAAGGGGTCCCGCTTCACCCGTGCCCAGCACCTGACCCACAAGCaggtgggggg GACCCCCCAGATTGTGCTGCAGCAGATCCAGGTGGCTGCCGAGACCCTGCACCCCTCAAAGAGCTCTGAGGAAGTAAGCGGATgggccggggggaggggggcgt CGAGGAGGTGGCCCCTGGAGGCGACCCTGGCCCGGCTAGAGACTGAAATCGAGGGCTGCCGCAGGGAGATGCGGGACGCCCAGCTCAGCCTCACCCAG GTGGAGGCGGAGGTGCAGCAGGGGCCGGCTGGCGCT GGGGGCCGGGAGGATGCCCTCAGGCTGAAGGCGCAGGCGATTGAAC CTCCAGACGCCCAGAACAACATGGCCAAGCTCCAG CTGGTGGTGGAGGCGAGCAGCCGCCGCATCGTCAGCCTGGTGGGGCAGTGGGAGCGGCACCGGGGACCCCTCCTTGACGAGTACCGGCATCTCCGAGCCCTGCATGACTCTGCTCAG CTGGAGTCGTCGCGGCGGCTGTCGGAGATCCGAGCCCTGCACGAGCGCAGCCGCTTGGCCGCCGCCGAA GCCCGGCGCAAGGAAGAGCTGTACAAGCAACTA gtggcagagctggagggc TGCCCCGGGGACATCTCGCGTGCCGTCTACACCCAGCGCATCCTGGAGATCGTGGGCAACATCCGCAAGCAGAAGGAGGAGATCGGCAAGGtcgggggtggggaggagattggg